The Paramisgurnus dabryanus chromosome 1, PD_genome_1.1, whole genome shotgun sequence genome includes a window with the following:
- the phyh gene encoding phytanoyl-CoA dioxygenase, peroxisomal has product MSSRAADRLKVVLNHLDRSHSDFRSSFTSAQNVSYHHHTQPFRYTFDTDILTPEQRQSYEDNGFILIRNLVSDEDIEKFRNAFEQVCKREVKVPGLIIMKDVSIAKSEFVEGEKAVTKLQDFQEVPELFRYCTLPQILKYVKCFTGPNIMAMHTMLINKPPDTGKKTSRHPMHQDLHYFPFRPADRIVCAWTAMEKVNRQNGCLVVLPGSHKGTLQEHDYPEWEGGINKMYHGVRNYNSNHSRVHLEMEKGDTVFFHPVLIHGSGMNQTEGFRKAISCHYASADCYYIDVKGTTQENISNEVKDLALKKYGIDSVSFQDTWAFRGRLVQGERVSM; this is encoded by the exons ATGTCGTCCCGGGCCGCAGACAGACTGAAGGTGGTTTTAAATCATCTGGATCGATCCCACAGTGACTTT CGTTCGTCCTTCACCTCTGCACAGAATGTTTCCTATCATCACCATACTCAACCCTTTAG ATACACTTTTGACACAGACATCCTGACTCCAGAACAGAGGCAATCTTATGAAGACAATGGTTTCATTCTCATCCGAAACCTTGTGTCAGATGAAGATATTGAGAAATTCAG GAATGCATTTGAACAGGTTTGTAAGAGAGAAGTCAAGGTCCCTGGTTTAATTATAATGAAAGACGTATCGATCGCTAAATCTGAGTTTGTTGAGGGTGAAAAGGCTGTGACCAAACTTCAGGACTTCCAAGAAGTTCCAGAACTCTTCCGGTATTGCACGTTACCTCAG ATCCTAAAGTATGTTAAATGTTTCACTGGACCCAACATCATGGCCATGCACACTATGCTTATCAACAAGCCACCTGATACAG GTAAGAAGACCTCTCGCCATCCCATGCATCAGGATTTACACTATTTCCCCTTCCGACCTGCTGACCGCATTGTGTGCGCGTGGACGGCAATGGAGAAAGTGAACCGTCAAAACGGCTGTCTTGTCGTCCTACCGGGATCACACAAAGGCACTCTACAGGAACATGACTACCCCGAGTGGGAG GGTGGGATAAATAAGATGTACCATGGGGTCCGTAACTATAACTCGAACCATTCCAGAGTACACTTGGAGATGGAGAAAGGAGATACTGTGTTTTTCCATCCTGTGCTGATCCACGGCTCTGGAATGAACCAGACAGAGGGCTTCCGGAAG GCCATCTCGTGCCACTATGCCAGTGCTGACTGTTATTACATTGATGTGAAGGGAACAACTCAGGAGAACATCAGCAATGAAGTTAAGGATCTTGCATTGAAGAAGTACGGAATTGATTCAGTCAGCTTCCAG GACACCTGGGCTTTTCGTGGACGTCTGGTTCAAGGAGAAAGAGTATCAATGTGA